One part of the Mesorhizobium sp. M4B.F.Ca.ET.058.02.1.1 genome encodes these proteins:
- a CDS encoding ABC-F family ATP-binding cassette domain-containing protein — translation MAPPLLNLDGIRLTFGGTPLLDGAALSASAGDKIALVGRNGSGKSTLLKIAAGMIEPQDGEVFRQPSATVRYLPQMPDMDGFANVRAYVEAGLGPADDPYRATYLMEHLGLTGEERPNDLSGGEARRAALARVMAPEPDILLLDEPTNHLDLSVIEWLEEELARTSSAVILISHDRRFLERVSRATVWLDRGQTKRLDKGFGHFEEWRDQVLEEEEREQHKLGRQIVREEHWLRYGVTARRKRNMRRLGELQTMRQRFRSHRGAEGTATLVASDAAESGKLVIEAKSIEKSFGDLTVVKGFSSRIQRGDRVGLVGPNGAGKTTLLKMLTGELAPDAGTVRLGVNLEIATLDQKREAVDPAETLAHYLTDGRGENLLVNGEQRHVVSYMKDFLFKPEQARTPVRELSGGERARLLLARVLARPANLLVLDEPTNDLDMETLELLQELVASFAGTVILVSHDRDFLDRTVTSVIAPDGAGRWIEYAGGYSDMLAQRGGSKLEDRKARPKADTAEQAATGKAEPAPPKVPAKKLSFKQKFALESLPRKIEAVTASISRLENNIADLSYYERDPASFQKTIAALDKERATLAALEEEWLELEMLREEMEG, via the coding sequence ATGGCCCCGCCTCTTCTCAATCTCGACGGGATAAGACTGACCTTCGGCGGCACGCCGCTGCTCGATGGCGCGGCGCTCAGCGCGTCCGCCGGCGACAAGATCGCGCTGGTCGGCCGCAACGGCTCCGGCAAGTCGACGCTGCTCAAGATCGCCGCCGGCATGATCGAACCACAGGATGGCGAGGTGTTCCGCCAGCCTTCGGCGACGGTGCGTTACCTGCCGCAAATGCCCGACATGGATGGCTTCGCCAATGTGCGCGCCTATGTCGAGGCAGGGCTCGGACCGGCCGACGATCCCTACCGCGCCACCTATCTGATGGAGCATCTTGGCCTGACCGGCGAGGAGCGGCCAAACGACCTTTCCGGCGGCGAGGCGCGCCGCGCGGCCCTTGCCCGCGTCATGGCGCCGGAGCCCGACATTCTGCTGCTGGACGAGCCGACCAACCATCTCGACCTGTCGGTGATCGAATGGCTGGAAGAGGAGCTTGCCCGCACCTCCTCTGCGGTGATCCTGATTTCGCACGACCGTCGTTTTCTCGAGCGCGTATCGCGCGCCACTGTCTGGCTCGACCGCGGCCAGACCAAACGGCTGGACAAGGGTTTCGGCCATTTCGAGGAATGGCGCGACCAGGTGCTGGAAGAGGAAGAGCGCGAGCAGCACAAGCTCGGCCGCCAGATCGTGCGCGAGGAGCACTGGCTGCGCTACGGCGTGACCGCACGGCGCAAGCGCAACATGCGACGGCTCGGCGAACTGCAGACCATGCGCCAGCGTTTCCGCAGCCATCGCGGCGCCGAGGGCACGGCCACCCTGGTGGCCAGCGACGCCGCCGAGTCCGGCAAGCTGGTGATCGAGGCCAAGAGCATCGAAAAGAGCTTCGGCGACCTCACCGTGGTCAAGGGCTTCTCGAGCCGCATCCAGCGCGGCGACCGCGTCGGTTTGGTCGGCCCGAACGGCGCCGGAAAAACGACGCTGCTGAAGATGCTGACCGGTGAACTGGCGCCTGACGCCGGCACTGTGCGGCTCGGCGTCAATCTCGAGATCGCCACGCTCGACCAGAAGCGCGAGGCCGTCGATCCGGCCGAGACGCTGGCGCACTACCTCACCGACGGGCGCGGCGAGAACCTTCTCGTCAATGGCGAGCAGCGCCATGTCGTTTCCTACATGAAGGACTTCCTGTTCAAGCCGGAGCAGGCGCGTACGCCGGTGCGCGAGCTTTCGGGCGGCGAACGCGCGCGGCTGCTGCTCGCCCGCGTGCTGGCCAGGCCCGCGAACCTGCTGGTGCTCGACGAGCCGACCAACGACCTCGACATGGAGACGCTGGAACTGCTTCAGGAACTGGTCGCCAGCTTTGCCGGCACGGTCATCCTGGTCAGCCACGATCGCGATTTCCTCGACCGCACCGTCACCAGCGTGATCGCGCCGGATGGCGCCGGCCGCTGGATCGAATATGCCGGCGGCTATTCCGATATGCTGGCGCAGCGCGGCGGCTCGAAGCTGGAGGATCGCAAGGCGAGGCCGAAAGCGGATACGGCGGAACAGGCGGCCACCGGCAAGGCAGAGCCGGCGCCGCCGAAAGTCCCAGCGAAGAAACTGTCGTTCAAGCAGAAATTCGCGCTGGAATCCCTGCCCAGGAAGATCGAGGCGGTGACCGCGTCGATCTCCAGGCTGGAGAACAACATCGCCGATCTCTCCTATTACGAGCGCGACCCGGCCTCGTTCCAGAAGACCATCGCCGCCCTCGACAAGGAACGCGCGACGCTGGCCGCGCTGGAAGAAGAGTGGCTGGAACTGGAGATGCTGCGCGAGGAAATGGAGGGGTAG
- a CDS encoding homocysteine S-methyltransferase family protein, whose amino-acid sequence MTNAKINLRELGETILLTDGGLETSLVFLEGLDLPFFAAFPLLATDEGRERLGRYFRQYLDIAEQRGVGFVLDTPTWRANPDWAGKLGYSRSELSAANRRAVTWARALAAPYAARGMLVLVNGVVGPRGDGYRVDAAMTTAEAETYHSDQIRAFRDAGVDMVSAVTMTYSHEAAGIACAAMASGLQSVISFTVETDGRLPSGESLKDAIETVDDETDGAPAYFMINCAHPSHFDAVLAAGEGWIGRIRGVRANASAKSHAELDAATELDPGDPVDFGRRYSAMRDRFGHIAVLGGCCGTDRRHIAAICDACL is encoded by the coding sequence ATGACCAATGCGAAGATCAACCTTCGTGAGCTCGGCGAAACCATCCTTCTGACAGATGGCGGCCTCGAAACGTCGCTCGTCTTCCTGGAAGGGCTCGATCTGCCGTTCTTTGCCGCTTTCCCCCTGCTTGCGACCGATGAGGGCCGAGAGAGGCTCGGGCGCTATTTCCGTCAATATCTGGATATCGCCGAACAGCGCGGCGTCGGCTTTGTTCTCGACACGCCGACATGGCGCGCCAATCCCGACTGGGCCGGGAAACTCGGCTACTCGCGCAGTGAGCTGTCGGCCGCGAACCGGCGCGCGGTCACGTGGGCGCGTGCGCTGGCAGCGCCCTATGCGGCGCGTGGGATGCTTGTCCTCGTGAATGGGGTAGTCGGGCCGCGCGGCGACGGCTACCGGGTCGATGCAGCGATGACGACGGCCGAGGCCGAAACCTATCACAGCGACCAGATCAGAGCGTTCCGCGATGCCGGCGTCGATATGGTCAGCGCCGTCACCATGACCTATTCGCACGAGGCCGCCGGCATAGCTTGCGCGGCCATGGCATCGGGGCTCCAATCGGTGATTTCCTTCACCGTCGAGACGGATGGGCGCCTGCCTTCCGGCGAAAGCCTGAAAGACGCCATCGAAACCGTTGACGACGAGACTGACGGCGCCCCGGCCTATTTCATGATCAACTGCGCGCACCCCAGCCATTTCGATGCGGTTCTTGCCGCCGGCGAAGGCTGGATAGGTCGCATTCGCGGCGTGCGGGCCAACGCATCCGCCAAGAGCCATGCCGAGCTCGACGCAGCGACCGAACTCGACCCCGGCGATCCGGTCGATTTCGGTCGGCGCTATAGCGCGATGCGCGACCGCTTCGGTCACATCGCCGTGCTTGGCGGCTGCTGCGGCACGGACAGACGCCATATTGCCGCGATCTGCGACGCCTGTCTGTGA
- the thiQ gene encoding thiamine ABC transporter ATP-binding protein: MTPAKEVGAKGAAVRLEDASFSYGEAPFRFDVGFAASKITAIMGPSGSGKSTLLNLVAGFEMPGSGRVLIDGGDVSAAPPSVRPVSMVFQENNLFAHLSVERNVGLGRSPSLSLTDADHAAIADALARVGLAGKERRLPRELSGGERQRVALARVLVRDRPVLLLDEPFASLGPALRDDMLDLLASVHTERQMTVLFVTHQPEDARRIGQDMVFLDNHTVAATGTAANFFDASGPDGFRRYVGMDPAKGRRA, from the coding sequence ATGACGCCGGCGAAGGAAGTCGGGGCGAAAGGCGCGGCCGTCCGGCTCGAGGACGCTTCGTTCAGCTATGGCGAAGCGCCGTTCCGTTTCGACGTCGGGTTCGCCGCCTCGAAGATCACCGCCATCATGGGGCCGAGCGGTTCGGGAAAGTCGACGCTGCTCAACCTGGTGGCTGGTTTCGAGATGCCAGGATCCGGCCGCGTGCTGATCGACGGTGGCGATGTCAGCGCCGCGCCGCCTTCGGTGAGGCCGGTCTCGATGGTGTTCCAGGAGAACAATCTGTTCGCCCATCTTTCGGTGGAGCGGAATGTCGGGCTCGGCCGCTCGCCGTCGCTCAGCCTCACTGATGCCGACCATGCGGCAATTGCCGATGCGCTGGCGCGTGTCGGCCTTGCGGGCAAGGAGAGGCGCCTGCCACGCGAGCTTTCCGGCGGCGAGCGGCAGCGCGTCGCGCTGGCGCGCGTGCTGGTGCGCGACCGGCCGGTGCTCTTGCTCGACGAGCCGTTCGCCTCGCTCGGACCGGCGCTGCGCGACGACATGCTCGATTTGCTGGCCAGTGTCCATACCGAACGGCAGATGACGGTGCTGTTCGTCACGCACCAGCCGGAGGACGCGCGCCGCATCGGCCAGGACATGGTCTTCCTTGACAACCACACGGTCGCCGCGACGGGGACGGCGGCCAACTTCTTCGACGCCTCTGGACCGGACGGCTTTCGGCGCTATGTCGGCATGGATCCAGCCAAGGGGCGTCGCGCCTGA
- the thiP gene encoding thiamine/thiamine pyrophosphate ABC transporter permease gives MQLAPRSDPRITAGIAALGAITLLIGGAFAGLVLEGAHDFSGAASAFDPYILRVVRFTLWQALLSTLLSVVPALFVARALSRHPLFPGRGLILQLFALPLALPAIVAALGILALYGNAGYFAGLLGGRNWPGIYGLSGILVAHVFFNLPLATRLFLEALGTVPANHWRLASQLGMGGRPAFRLIEWPALRAALPGVSGLVFMLCITSFTIVLTLGGGPAATTLEVAIYQALRFDFDPARAVTLTLLQIALTFAVVLALTRLGANTVGDANLPVAPRRYFSASPAETSLNAALIVLALLFVAGPMAATVAAGLGADLGRLAGESAVRQATQTSVVLAFLSASLAVAMSLALIAARRALALKRCAGRKTLLEHATDTGAGFVLVVPPIVVGAGWFLLLRTVSDVFALAPVMVVAVNAVMAMPFAIRAIRPAYDAASERHERLCLLLGISGWNRLSLVDWPSLRRPLATGFAFAMALSLGDLGVIALFGSDSVQTLPYLLLARMGSYRTADAAGLALLLGLVCLALVLAADRLGQGEKS, from the coding sequence GTGCAGCTCGCGCCTCGCTCTGACCCCCGCATCACCGCCGGCATCGCCGCGCTAGGCGCCATCACCTTGCTGATCGGCGGGGCGTTCGCCGGCCTCGTCCTTGAAGGCGCGCATGATTTCTCCGGCGCCGCCTCGGCCTTCGATCCCTATATCCTGCGCGTCGTCCGCTTCACACTCTGGCAGGCGCTGTTGTCGACCCTGCTTTCCGTTGTGCCGGCGCTGTTCGTCGCGCGCGCGCTCTCCCGGCATCCGCTTTTTCCGGGCCGCGGGCTGATCCTGCAGCTCTTCGCCCTGCCGCTGGCGCTGCCGGCCATTGTCGCGGCGCTCGGCATCCTGGCGCTCTACGGCAATGCCGGCTATTTCGCCGGCCTGCTCGGCGGACGGAACTGGCCGGGCATCTACGGACTGTCCGGCATCCTCGTTGCCCATGTCTTCTTCAACTTGCCCCTGGCCACGCGGCTGTTCCTCGAGGCGCTGGGCACGGTGCCGGCCAATCACTGGCGATTGGCAAGCCAGCTCGGCATGGGCGGTCGGCCCGCCTTCCGGCTGATCGAATGGCCGGCGTTGCGGGCAGCGCTGCCCGGTGTCTCCGGGCTGGTCTTCATGCTTTGCATCACCTCCTTCACCATCGTGCTGACGCTCGGCGGCGGGCCGGCCGCCACGACGCTGGAGGTCGCCATCTACCAGGCGCTGCGCTTCGATTTCGATCCGGCGCGGGCGGTGACGCTGACGCTGCTGCAGATCGCGCTGACCTTCGCCGTAGTGCTTGCACTGACGCGGCTCGGCGCCAACACCGTCGGCGACGCCAACCTGCCGGTGGCGCCGCGCCGGTACTTTTCGGCGAGCCCGGCGGAAACCTCGCTGAACGCGGCTCTGATCGTGCTCGCGCTGCTGTTCGTCGCCGGACCGATGGCGGCCACGGTCGCGGCGGGCCTCGGCGCCGATCTCGGCCGGCTCGCCGGCGAGAGCGCGGTGCGGCAGGCGACGCAGACCAGCGTGGTGCTGGCCTTCCTGTCGGCGTCGCTCGCGGTGGCGATGTCGCTGGCGCTGATCGCGGCGCGCCGGGCGCTGGCCCTGAAGCGCTGTGCCGGCCGCAAGACATTGCTGGAGCACGCAACGGATACCGGTGCCGGGTTCGTCCTCGTCGTACCGCCCATCGTCGTCGGCGCCGGCTGGTTCCTGCTTTTGCGTACGGTCAGCGACGTCTTTGCCCTCGCCCCGGTGATGGTCGTCGCAGTCAACGCGGTGATGGCGATGCCCTTTGCCATCCGCGCGATCCGCCCCGCCTACGATGCAGCAAGCGAGCGCCACGAGAGGCTCTGCCTGCTGCTCGGCATATCAGGCTGGAACCGGCTCAGCCTGGTCGACTGGCCGTCGCTCAGGCGGCCGCTCGCAACCGGCTTCGCCTTCGCCATGGCCCTGTCGCTCGGCGATCTCGGCGTAATCGCGCTGTTCGGCAGCGATTCCGTGCAGACCTTGCCCTATCTTCTGCTGGCGCGCATGGGCAGCTATCGCACCGCCGACGCCGCCGGCCTTGCCTTGCTGCTCGGTCTCGTCTGCCTGGCGCTGGTGCTTGCCGCCGATCGCCTCGGGCAAGGAGAGAAATCATGA
- a CDS encoding type II toxin-antitoxin system CcdA family antitoxin codes for MLRRPHSQLMKEAKGLNVNVSRAAEAGIAEAVAAEKTRLWKLENRATMDAWNGYVEAHGVPLKEHRQF; via the coding sequence ATGTTGCGGAGGCCTCATTCACAGTTGATGAAGGAAGCAAAGGGGCTCAACGTGAACGTCTCGCGCGCCGCCGAAGCCGGGATAGCCGAAGCAGTGGCAGCCGAAAAGACGCGGCTCTGGAAGCTTGAGAACCGCGCAACGATGGACGCCTGGAACGGCTATGTCGAAGCACATGGTGTTCCGCTCAAGGAGCACCGGCAGTTCTGA
- a CDS encoding thiamine diphosphokinase: MGTFTILLGGDLVRTPRLDSQLAGARVIAADGGIGHARMLGLTPELWVGDFDSVPPDLPDDLAAVPRQVFPAEKDKTDGELAIAAALERGATGLVLAGAFGGKRADHAFLHLALAVRLAEAGMSVVMTSGAQEGIPLLPGKAGFDYADGTLFSVLGFSDLSGLSVAGAKWPLDHVEVTFGSSLTISNEVKGRLEIALGHGRALLLAHPYPLPES; encoded by the coding sequence ATGGGCACATTCACCATCCTGCTTGGCGGCGACCTCGTCCGCACGCCGCGGCTCGACAGCCAGCTGGCCGGCGCGCGCGTCATCGCCGCCGATGGCGGCATCGGCCATGCCCGCATGCTGGGCCTGACGCCTGAGCTCTGGGTCGGCGATTTCGATTCCGTGCCGCCGGATTTGCCGGATGATCTGGCCGCCGTGCCACGCCAGGTGTTTCCGGCCGAGAAGGACAAGACGGACGGCGAGTTGGCGATCGCCGCCGCCCTCGAGCGCGGCGCCACCGGCCTCGTGCTGGCCGGCGCCTTCGGCGGCAAGCGCGCTGACCACGCCTTCCTGCATCTGGCACTCGCGGTTCGCCTGGCCGAGGCCGGCATGAGCGTGGTTATGACCAGCGGCGCGCAGGAAGGCATTCCGCTTTTGCCTGGCAAGGCCGGCTTCGACTATGCCGACGGCACGCTGTTTTCGGTGCTCGGCTTCTCCGACCTTTCCGGCCTGAGCGTCGCCGGCGCCAAATGGCCGCTCGATCACGTCGAGGTGACGTTCGGCTCGTCGCTGACTATATCAAACGAGGTCAAGGGGCGGCTTGAGATCGCGCTCGGCCACGGGCGCGCGTTGCTGCTCGCTCACCCCTATCCCCTTCCTGAAAGCTGA
- a CDS encoding amino acid ABC transporter substrate-binding protein produces the protein MKWLKSLIIAGTLQALAVTAGHAGANLDQIKQAGVIKVGTEGTYAPFTYHDASGALVGFDVEIAKAVADKLGVKVEFLEGKWDGLIAGLDANRYDAVINEVGITDARKAKYDFSDPYIASKAVLIVRGDDTEIKTFADLKGKKAAQSLTSNYGKLAEINGAELVGTDGFDQSIQLLLTGRADATINDSLSFLDFKKHKPDANVKIAAQEENADYSGVIVRKGDPELVAAINKALADIKADGTYKKIADTYFGQDVSQ, from the coding sequence ATGAAATGGCTTAAATCGCTCATCATCGCCGGAACGCTGCAGGCTCTGGCGGTCACCGCCGGGCATGCCGGCGCCAATCTCGATCAGATCAAGCAGGCCGGCGTCATCAAGGTCGGCACGGAAGGCACCTATGCGCCCTTCACCTATCATGACGCCTCGGGCGCGCTGGTCGGCTTCGACGTCGAAATCGCCAAGGCGGTCGCGGACAAGCTCGGCGTGAAGGTGGAATTCCTCGAAGGCAAGTGGGATGGCCTGATCGCCGGCCTCGACGCCAACCGCTACGACGCCGTCATCAACGAGGTCGGCATCACCGACGCGCGCAAGGCCAAATATGATTTCTCCGATCCCTACATCGCCTCCAAGGCGGTGCTGATCGTGCGCGGTGACGACACCGAGATCAAGACCTTCGCCGACCTCAAGGGCAAGAAGGCGGCGCAGTCGCTGACCTCCAATTACGGCAAGCTCGCCGAGATCAACGGCGCCGAGCTCGTCGGTACCGACGGCTTCGACCAGTCGATCCAGCTTCTGCTCACCGGCCGCGCCGACGCCACCATCAACGACAGCCTGTCCTTCCTCGATTTCAAGAAGCACAAGCCCGACGCCAATGTGAAGATCGCCGCGCAGGAAGAGAACGCCGACTATTCCGGCGTCATCGTGCGCAAGGGCGATCCGGAACTGGTCGCCGCGATCAACAAGGCGCTGGCCGACATCAAGGCGGACGGCACCTACAAGAAGATCGCCGACACCTATTTCGGCCAGGACGTTTCGCAGTAA
- a CDS encoding M48 family metalloprotease, with protein sequence MLTKPLARLLALAGLAVALASCQMFTPPDVQESGFQPSDKPITVDNVVANSKLAEMAKAQHPRILATYGGEYSDPKLERMVAKVVGNLTVVSANPTQTYRITILNSPNVNAFALPGGYLYVTRGLLALANDSSELAAVIAHEMGHVTANHGLQRQQLEAEEGLATKVVSDVLGDSPTAKAALIRGKLRLAQFSRNQELQADAIGIKSIGEAGYDPYAAGRFLQSMSAYTDFRSISGATDASLDFLATHPNTPQRIDLAQRLARNFGPPGIGTRDRDAFLAGIDGLLYGDTPEEGYVRGQTFLHPGLGVSFTVPDGFVIDNSAAAVTATGPGDMAIRFDGVSIDKSRALTDYIRSGWVAGLDDASVHQETINGNEAAVARAGADGWQFDIAVIRAGGQVYRLLTAAPAASTALEPVARSVSGSFRILSAAEKAALKPLHIRVVTVQAGQTMGSLAAQMVGVDRKLDLFRVLNALSPGAAVSTGDKVKIVTDR encoded by the coding sequence TTGCTGACGAAGCCGCTGGCGCGACTGCTCGCGCTTGCCGGCCTTGCCGTGGCGCTGGCCAGCTGCCAGATGTTCACGCCGCCGGATGTGCAGGAGTCCGGTTTCCAGCCGTCCGACAAGCCGATCACCGTCGACAATGTTGTCGCCAACTCGAAGCTCGCCGAAATGGCGAAGGCGCAGCATCCGCGCATCCTCGCCACCTATGGCGGCGAATATTCCGATCCCAAGCTCGAGCGCATGGTGGCCAAGGTCGTCGGCAACCTGACGGTGGTGTCGGCCAATCCGACCCAGACCTACCGCATCACCATCCTCAATTCGCCCAACGTCAACGCCTTCGCGCTGCCCGGCGGCTATCTCTATGTAACGCGCGGCCTGCTGGCGCTGGCCAATGATTCGTCCGAGCTCGCCGCCGTCATCGCGCACGAGATGGGCCACGTCACCGCCAATCACGGCCTGCAGCGGCAGCAGCTGGAGGCCGAGGAAGGGCTGGCGACCAAGGTGGTGTCGGATGTGCTGGGCGACAGCCCGACAGCCAAGGCGGCGCTGATCCGCGGCAAGCTGAGGCTCGCGCAGTTCTCGCGCAACCAGGAACTGCAGGCCGACGCCATCGGCATCAAGTCGATCGGCGAGGCCGGCTATGATCCTTACGCCGCCGGCCGCTTCCTGCAGTCGATGTCGGCCTATACCGATTTCCGCTCAATCAGCGGCGCCACCGACGCCAGCCTGGACTTCCTGGCGACTCATCCCAACACGCCGCAGCGGATCGATCTTGCCCAGCGCCTTGCCCGCAACTTCGGCCCGCCGGGCATCGGCACGCGCGACCGCGACGCCTTCCTGGCCGGTATTGACGGGCTGCTCTACGGCGACACGCCGGAAGAGGGCTATGTGCGCGGCCAGACCTTCCTGCATCCGGGCCTCGGCGTGTCGTTCACCGTGCCCGACGGCTTCGTCATCGACAATTCGGCCGCGGCGGTGACGGCGACCGGCCCCGGCGACATGGCGATCCGTTTCGACGGCGTTTCGATCGACAAGTCGCGGGCGCTGACCGACTACATCCGCAGCGGCTGGGTGGCCGGCCTCGATGACGCCAGCGTTCACCAGGAAACCATCAACGGCAACGAGGCGGCGGTGGCGCGCGCCGGCGCCGACGGCTGGCAGTTCGACATCGCGGTCATCCGCGCCGGCGGCCAGGTCTACCGGCTGCTGACGGCGGCACCGGCGGCCAGCACTGCGCTTGAGCCGGTGGCGCGCTCGGTCAGCGGCTCGTTCCGCATCCTGAGCGCGGCCGAGAAGGCGGCGCTGAAGCCACTGCATATCCGCGTCGTCACCGTGCAGGCCGGGCAGACCATGGGCTCGCTCGCCGCTCAGATGGTCGGCGTCGACCGGAAGCTCGACCTGTTCAGGGTGCTCAACGCGCTGTCGCCCGGCGCCGCTGTTTCGACCGGCGACAAGGTCAAGATCGTCACTGATAGGTAA
- a CDS encoding RNA polymerase factor sigma-32 yields the protein MIEDTAGRTMVRAAMKAPYLEREEEHLLALRWKEDNDQQALHRITVAHMRLVISMASRFRHYGLPLGDLIQEGHVGLLEAAARFEPEREVRFSTYATWWIRASMQDYILRNWSIVRGGTSSAQKALFFNLRRLRARLANGAEPISNASLYREVSAALGVPEADVAMMDSRLSAPDSSLNAPLGDDSGPAERMDFLISDDPLPDEVVGDTIDIERRSLWLKAALGALNARELRIIEERRLTDEGATLEALGEALGISKERVRQIEARAMEKLKVALVEQNPEFLATAA from the coding sequence ATGATTGAGGACACGGCAGGACGGACGATGGTCCGCGCGGCGATGAAGGCGCCCTATCTGGAGCGCGAGGAGGAGCATCTCCTGGCCTTGCGCTGGAAAGAGGATAACGACCAGCAGGCACTGCACCGCATCACCGTCGCCCATATGCGGCTGGTCATCTCCATGGCCTCGAGGTTCCGCCACTACGGCCTGCCGCTCGGCGACCTGATCCAGGAGGGCCATGTCGGCCTGCTCGAGGCGGCCGCGCGCTTCGAACCGGAGCGCGAGGTGCGTTTCTCGACCTATGCCACTTGGTGGATCCGAGCCTCGATGCAGGATTACATCCTGCGCAACTGGTCGATCGTGCGCGGCGGCACCAGTTCGGCGCAAAAGGCGCTGTTCTTCAACCTCCGGCGCCTGCGCGCCCGGCTGGCGAATGGCGCCGAGCCGATCTCCAACGCCTCGCTCTATCGCGAGGTGTCGGCGGCGCTCGGCGTGCCCGAAGCCGACGTGGCGATGATGGATTCGCGCCTCTCCGCGCCCGACAGCTCGCTCAATGCGCCGCTTGGCGACGATTCCGGCCCGGCCGAGCGCATGGATTTCCTGATCTCGGACGATCCCCTGCCGGACGAGGTCGTCGGCGACACGATCGACATCGAGCGCCGCTCGCTGTGGCTGAAGGCGGCGCTCGGCGCGCTCAATGCGCGCGAGCTGAGGATCATCGAGGAGCGCCGGCTGACCGACGAGGGCGCGACACTGGAAGCGCTCGGCGAGGCGCTCGGCATTTCCAAGGAACGCGTGCGCCAGATCGAGGCGCGCGCCATGGAAAAGCTGAAAGTCGCGCTGGTCGAGCAGAACCCGGAATTCCTGGCGACAGCCGCCTGA
- the thiB gene encoding thiamine ABC transporter substrate binding subunit, translated as MRTLLSHLVLATGLVSLLAGPAAAKDKLTVYTYESFTADWGPGPAVKKEFEAECGCDLEFVSVADGVALLNRVKLEGAATKADIVLGLDTNLTAEAKASGLFAPHGDVSGLNVPGNWSDDTFVPFDYGYFAVVYDTEKLKVPPKSLKELVEGSATDKIVIQDPRTSTPGLGLLLWVKSVYGDKAPEAWAKLKSKVLTVTPGWSEAYGLFTKGEAPMVLSYTTSPAYHMVAEKTERYQAASFEEGEYLQIEVAGITTTGAKNPLAEKFIAFMTGPKFQDVIPETNWMFPAGKTDKPLNPAFDKLVKPTKTLLFSADEVAANRKAWVDEWLAAMSK; from the coding sequence ATGCGCACGCTCTTGTCCCACCTTGTTCTGGCAACCGGCCTGGTTTCGCTTCTGGCGGGTCCGGCGGCCGCGAAGGACAAGCTCACCGTCTATACCTATGAGAGCTTCACCGCCGACTGGGGTCCCGGCCCGGCGGTAAAGAAGGAATTCGAGGCCGAATGCGGCTGCGATCTCGAATTCGTCTCGGTCGCCGATGGCGTGGCGTTACTCAACCGCGTCAAGCTGGAGGGCGCGGCGACCAAGGCCGACATCGTGCTCGGCCTCGACACCAACCTGACGGCCGAAGCCAAGGCGAGCGGCCTGTTCGCGCCGCATGGCGACGTGTCCGGCCTCAATGTCCCCGGCAACTGGAGCGACGACACATTCGTGCCGTTCGACTATGGCTATTTCGCCGTCGTCTACGACACCGAAAAGCTGAAAGTCCCGCCGAAGAGCCTGAAGGAACTGGTCGAGGGCAGCGCCACCGACAAGATCGTCATCCAGGATCCACGCACCTCGACGCCCGGCCTCGGCCTGCTGCTCTGGGTCAAGTCGGTCTATGGCGACAAGGCGCCGGAAGCCTGGGCCAAGCTCAAGTCCAAGGTGCTGACGGTGACGCCGGGCTGGAGCGAGGCCTATGGCCTGTTTACCAAGGGCGAGGCGCCGATGGTGCTGTCCTACACCACCTCGCCGGCCTATCACATGGTCGCCGAGAAAACTGAACGCTACCAGGCCGCGTCCTTCGAGGAGGGCGAATATCTGCAGATCGAGGTTGCCGGCATCACCACGACAGGGGCGAAGAATCCGCTGGCGGAGAAGTTCATCGCCTTCATGACCGGCCCGAAATTCCAGGATGTCATCCCCGAGACCAACTGGATGTTCCCGGCCGGTAAGACCGACAAGCCGCTCAATCCGGCCTTCGACAAATTGGTCAAGCCGACCAAGACCTTGCTGTTCAGCGCCGATGAGGTCGCCGCCAACCGCAAGGCCTGGGTGGACGAATGGCTGGCGGCGATGAGCAAGTAG